One segment of Anopheles stephensi strain Indian chromosome 3, UCI_ANSTEP_V1.0, whole genome shotgun sequence DNA contains the following:
- the LOC118510493 gene encoding ATPase family AAA domain-containing protein 5: MMIMAAETSTKPCLNDIEVHKTESVASASSSASSASSLSTASGKALLALSQTELDRLIADNMTSVLKALKKRKHAKKHARLRQAAAAAEEATHEDCERKEEQDSNRPSTQSEENMDRKEKKDSHNRKGGKGRPKNGENKIVHGTSESKAKTLHASLKEVQPDRKQEATDGTSPAPTNGIPTGQPVEKTGKENKTVNAFQLMMKARSKCIGSNSPGKERDVRELSPTQELAREKKAVRQLQLQQWAAQKGAGKRKIKEEAEEDYIDHQMKKRAKRLKKLIGNMNGEASDKRQSVEKEQEVLVLTNSPERPKTEQRKQIPKSSPNESSAEKTPKTDGELPVRKKRGRPRKIPVEQIIEQEKVKDASDDEFLVQLSSPRKKKDSLLGYFAKLTPEANKHDSPPTEKAPKTRSSHNTTPVVTVLIDDEDSKDIKSTTSTPASQETSASRPRRSCANRIKDYSAFEKYSPAKEEQKPAATSKKPPIVTPLKIINVQSPNAMKVVRSPSLRMFSSGETGEAGKTIPPNEWPSTPKSVKLAPVFSRTMMGGKSQAPQEDPEKVRARQLFLMSGIPEKLRQEREKRAIYEDFVLNESPVFPLVSHVMQLDGQNLPATLATVNFAHSFIKLRPAEVESPPGKSTTKGVKGGKIRLGMFTGCSEDDYDEAIEKCIQPIVVDEREGVDNGGSAGGHGELPEVENVKEIVRDYKQRFPHFPVFRCYKQFRAIFQDHRQRTQHEEKQPEEATHHLTDKSFEIIEPTIACRNGEALFTEKYKPQNTEQILINFSPANMLTQFLSLWQDETGSQKRPNEVTTQSGHYFMSTEKNDDMDFLLANDSNCSSSNGPSSNVCNHVVLVGPPGCGKTSNVYAVANEMNFNVLEINASSRRKGKIILQELLEATQSHQVRQKSERSNSTDGLLVNGRQRGTGRGKNGLSGVFRCLERRPSFSETNGNGTKKLSLILIEDADIVFEQDDGFLAAINQLIATSKRPIVLTTTNPSCTHMARYMSRNNVIRYVAPGIGNVSKFLSLLALVERIPIDQHDLGRLYAYNGKDMRKTLNELQFFIQSGGDMERFPATHERTDLRAADSEELNTALNETREEEDDGEQEQIDRHSPAAKNGRKKATKGGGLAKHHHSTLYELFTRNQNESILLRIPLDFNVLWCNMELVLRTAVTVPAATPNVQKDDKGKRYSSAGKRGSKRGSIVRNEVVKAPDVAACEELAWLYENISHAEAGWGVTQRNRIRYGKDVQDEQQQQQLANELGHALVEGSWIEWFSRGRDAGSGPKSVRKTTGGGKGNGAKAYDALRKLEQEPRQTISSYIGVNGIRSRVTACDYEPLLRQICRHERDRSLTERRGSRFYHYLRNFTAANGVTPQLISSATTPQMMSMATTAAGLTGVKSVGGFSMDHFDALSHCFEEQRQPVAD; encoded by the exons ATGATGATAATGGCAGCGGAAACAAGTACCAAACCATGCCTGAACGACATTGAGGTACACAAGACGGAATCTGTTGCATCTGCCTCGTCATCAGCTTCGTCAGCTTCTTCCCTGTCGACCGCGTCCGGGAAAGCGCTACTGGCCCTGTCCCAGACAGAGCTCGACCGCTTGATAGCGGATAATATGACCTCTGTGTTGAAGGCGCTCAAGAAACGTAAACACGCCAAGAAGCACGCACGTTTGAGGCAggcagctgctgcagcggaGGAAGCAACACACGAGGACTGTGAGAGGAAGGAAGAACAAGACTCGAATCGGCCAAGTACACAGTCGGAAGAAAATATGGATcgtaaagagaaaaaag aTTCTCACAACCGCAAGGGAGGAAAAGGCCGTCCAAAGAATggtgaaaacaaaattgtacATGGCACATCCGAATCGAAAGCGAAAACTCTACACGCAAGTCTGAAGGAAGTGCAACCAGACCGGAAACAAGAAGCTACGGACGGTACTTCTCCAGCCCCCACCAATGGAATCCCTACTGGGCAACCGGTTGAAAAGAcgggcaaagaaaacaaaacggtcAACGCTTTTCAGCTGATGATGAAAGCACGCTCCAAATGTATCGGTTCGAACTCTCCCGGCAAAGAGCGGGATGTGCGCGAGCTGAGCCCCACCCAGGAGTTGGCACGCGAAAAGAAAGCCGTGCGCCAGcttcagctgcagcagtggGCTGCCCAGAAAGGGGCCGGCAAGCGAAAGATTAAGGAAGAGGCTGAGGAAGATTACATAGATCATCAGATGAAGAAGCGTGCCAAAAGACTGAAGAAACTGATCGGTAACATGAATGGCGAGGCAAGCGACAAGCGACAATCAGTGGAAAAGGAGCAAGAAGTGCTGGTACTAACGAATTCTCCCGAGCGGCCAAAAACGGAGCAAAGAAAGCAGATTCCTAAATCCTCGCCTAACGAAAGTTCCGCCGAAAAAACACCGAAAACAGACGGAGAGCTTCCTGTGCGAAAAAAACGAGGCCGACCGCGGAAAATTCCCGTGGAGCAAATTATCGAACAGGAAAAGGTAAAAGATGCGTCGGACGATGAGTTTCTCGTGCAGCTATCCTCgccgagaaagaaaaaggatagCCTGTTGGGATATTTCGCCAAGCTGACACCGGAAGCCAACAAGCACGATTCTCCGCCGACGGAAAAAGCGCCCAAAACTCGTTCATCGCACAATACCACCCCGGTCGTAACGGTGTTGATCGATGATGAGGATAGCAAAGACATAAAATCGACGACCAGCACACCTGCTTCTCAGGAAACCTCTGCATCGCGTCCTCGGCGATCGTGTGCTAATCGCATCAAAGATTACTCTGCCTTCGAGAAGTACAGTCCGGCGAAAGAAGAGCAAAAACCTGCTGCTACGAGCAAGAAACCACCGATCGTCACCCCGTTGAAGATCATTAACGTACAATCGCCGAACGCAATGAAGGTGGTAAGGAGTCCTTCGCTGCGGATGTTCTCGTCGGGCGAAACGGGGGAGGCTGGAAAGACGATCCCTCCCAACGAATGGCCATCAACGCCGAAATCCGTTAAGCTGGCACCTGTGTTTTCTCGGACGATGATGGGTGGAAAATCACAAGCTCCACAGGAAGATCCGGAGAAGGTACGCGCTCGTCAGCTGTTCCTGATGTCAGGAATCCCGGAAAAGCTACGTCAGGAGCGAGAAAAGCGTGCGATATACGAAGACTTTGTGCTGAATGAGTCGCCCGTATTTCCTTTGGTGAGTCACGTGATGCAGCTGGATGGACAGAACCTTCCAGCCACGCTAGCGACGGTAAATTTCGCGCACAGTTTCATTAAGTTGCGCCCGGCCGAGGTAGAATCTCCACCAGGCAAGAGCACCACGAAAGGCGTCAAAGGAGGGAAAATTCGTTTAGGAATGTTTACCGGATGCAGTGAGGATGACTATGATGAAGCAATAGAGAAATGCATCCAACCGATCGTTGTCGATGAAAGGGAAGGGGTAGACAACGGTGGCAGTGCGGGCGGGCACGGCGAGCTGCCGGAGGTAGAAAATGTGAAGGAGATTGTGCGTGATTACAAGCAGCGCTTTCCGCACTTTCCCGTGTTCCGCTGCTACAAACAGTTCCGTGCCATCTTTCAAGACCATCGGCAGCGGACACAGCACGAGGAAAAGCAACCGGAAGAGGCCACTCACCACCTAACGGATAAGAGCTTCGAAATCATCGAACCAACGATTGCCTGTCGGAATGGTGAAGCATTGTTCACGGAAAAATACAAACCGCAAAATACGGAACAGATTCTGATCAACTTTTCCCCTGCGAACATGTTAACCCAGTTTTTGTCCCTCTGGCAGGACGAGACCGGAAGTCAGAAACGCCCGAACGAAGTGACCACTCAGAGCGGCCACTACTTCATGTCAACCGAGAAGAATGATGATATGGATTTTCTCCTCGCCAATGACAGCAACTGCTCGTCGTCCAACGGACCAAGCTCGAATGTGTGCAATCATGTGGTGCTGGTCGGACCACCCGGTTGCGGTAAAACATCCAACGTGTACGCCGTGGCAAACGAGATGAATTTTAACGTGCTGGAAATCAACGCAAGCAGCCGGCGGAAGGGCAAGATTATCCTGCAGGAACTGCTCGAAGCGACACAGAGCCACCAGGTGCGACAGAAGTCGGAACGATCAAACTCAACCGACGGGCTGTTGGTAAACGGTCGCCAAAGGGGAACCGGTCGAGGGAAGAATGGACTGAGCGGCGTGTTCCGCTGCCTAGAGCGAAGGCCATCGTTTAGCGAAACGAACGGAAATGGGACGAAAAAGCTGTCGCTCATACTGATCGAAGACGCGGACATTGTGTTCGAGCAGGACGATGGTTTTCTGGCAGCGATCAATCAGCTGATAGCGACCTCCAAGCGCCCAATCGTGCTGACGACGACGAACCCATCCTGCACCCATATGGCCCGCTACATGTCGAGAAATAATGTGATCCGGTACGTTGCGCCGGGTATAGGGAACGTTTCAAAGTTCCTCTCGCTGCTGGCGCTCGTCGAAAGAATACCGATTGATCAACACGATCTCGGCCGGTTGTACGCGTACAACGGGAAGGATATGAGAAAAACGCTGAACGAGCTACAATTTTTCATCCAGAGCGGTGGCGATATGGAACGTTTCCCAGCCACGCACGAACGGACCGATCTGCGAGCTGCCGATAGTGAGGAATTAAACACGGCACTGAACGAAACGCGCGAAGAGGAGGATGATGGTGAACAGGAACAGATCGATCGACATTCACCAGCGGCGAAAAATGGCCGCAAAAAGGCTACTAAAGGTGGTGGGCTAGCAAAGCATCATCACAGCACACTGTACGAGCTGTTTACGCGCAATCAAAACGAATCGATCCTGCTGCGCATCCCGCTGGATTTCAACGTTCTGTGGTGTAATATGGAGCTGGTGTTAAGGACGGCAGTAACGGTGCCCGCTGCTACGCCCAACGTGCAGAAAGATGATAAAGGGAAGCGCTACAGTTCGGCTGGCAAGCGGGGCAGCAAGCGTGGCAGCATTGTACGGAATGAAGTGGTAAAAGCTCCGGATGTTGCAGCATGCGAAGAGCTGGCCTGGTTGTATGAGAATATAAGCCACGCGGAAGCTGGGTGGGGTGTGACGCAGCGCAATCGGATACGGTACGGGAAGGACGTACaggacgagcagcagcagcagcagctagcgAACGAGCTGGGTCACGCACTGGTGGAAGGATCGTGGATTGAGTGGTTTAGCAGGGGTAGAGATGCGGGCAGTGGGCCGAAAAGCGTGCGGAAGACGACGGGCGGTGGGAAAGGAAACGGTGCCAAAGCGTACGATGCGTTGCGGAAGCTGGAACAGGAACCAAG GCAAACCATATCATCATACATTGGCGTGAACGGGATCCGCTCGCGTGTGACCGCTTGCGATTACGAACCACTCCTACGCCAAATCTGCCGTCACGAGCGGGATCGATCGTTAACGGAAAGACGGGGCAGCCGGTTCTATCACTATCTGCGTAACTTTACCGCTGCAAATGGTGTCACGCCGCAGCTCATCTCCTCGGCCACCACCCCTCAGATGATGAGCATGGCGACGACGGCGGCCGGACTGACGGGAGTTAAATCGGTTGGCGGATTTAGTATGGATCATTTCGATGCGCTCAGCCACTGTTTCGAGGAGCAACGGCAACCGGTAGCGGATTAG
- the LOC118510494 gene encoding uncharacterized protein LOC118510494, with protein MPVDRKTVGPVSKRRTMTRIRRDTVGLRRTTNAALYATTALPSGTVHSMETSIMSTDDGVLSSATAAEQMVVVQDVSAAIEQHQQHQSVSTMAPLVNGGGITVTLAANGTVTVDANDGADGGDNNKYDVADKDGNDLPAIDFASATNHNTMEPQTTAATTTTPSVISAVDDDKMRCYASNPDEDNETDAAMMMVDSVGATETAHCSSGSSSNSSSTSSNSNSSTSSSSGSSTSGSSLSQHPEPAEVEEEEGDEEEGEEEDEEEEEDDDEDGTQQDEEEELPPDQVASSVADESTSVDKQLHMMQTDDDPLLQETLNAIMNGAEGIEVVNTSEEHEHNDATSEAVPSDPSIARVIAAELTTTRPGNEEVETDRNYECTYCGKLFTRSNTLAYHLKVHTGERPFKCKHCAKAFREQYRLMKHLKTHSKYRNRRLERTCVVDQPERVMVAPPSVRVHLHRGASAALLAGANGIVAAGEEDYTTGDSERFFKSYDLPDGSVAMKLEPDISLTEDADIPEVGPEAMLATEEVETAEDHHQPIDEEHNAEDPNGAQEGVGTGEGNEIRYQIIEERIKSLQREVHLVNQNLNRVETKVDGLTRIISLFIGKFEDEAELANQAAQLQQQQQQQQHQQQQEHQQDEQQVLTTMSTENETVVPVASLTVVSQPPNHHHHQHPTSASSTSPSLQSQKTIFLTSTTASPQTATATQVQVQPVGVFQTDSSPIATSNPAAHVAPRTKEARSAHHHYYQFAEPTTTTVVQVKPESSPPPLAIKVRSPSPTPSPAPQPSSVPPQTQQLTLAGVNGGNQLLDTFPEIPELPIRTVSDFLDLNDHCTDNEQFLLQMMIRLHQEIHNSQPFQRNIKRMMEALVTYEVLCQFSWSGKSAINGQYTKYVFGNSLGIIDLLTKTLNLGKSAQEAEANQKPIFAAIQSFIKHSRQNMIRDSRKRRDPRGLVLTAGGEVVAGMVVPDTTTTTIAYHVNGGERLQIKQLRSERHHHHQQAELVNPF; from the exons ATGCCTGTTGATAGAAAAACAGTAGGACCCGTCTCGAAACGTCGGACGATGACACGGATACGTCGGGATACGGTCGGATTGCGAAGAACCACAAACGCAGCATTGTACGCCACTACCGCCCTACCGTCCGGTACGGTACATTCGATGGAAACTTCCATCATGAGCACGGATGATGGTGTACTATCTAGCGCCACGGCCGCCGAGCAGATGGTGGTCGTGCAGGATGTTTCGGCAGCGATtgagcaacaccagcagcaccaatcGGTATCGACGATGGCACCGCTGGTGAACGGTGGCGGCATTACCGTTACCCTCGCGGCGAACGGCACCGTCACGGTGGACGCGAACGACGGTGCGGATGGTGGCGATAATAATAAGTACGATGTAGCTGATAAGGATGGGAACGATTTGCCTGCTATTGATTTCGCCAGCGCAACGAACCACAACACTATGGAGCCGCAGACGACGGCGGCGACGACCACGACGCCATCGGTCATCAGCGCTGTCGACGATGATAAGATGCGGTGCTACGCGTCGAACCCGGACGAAGATAACGAGACGGAcgcggcgatgatgatggtggattCTGTGGGCGCTACCGAAACGGCCCACTGCAGTAGTGGCAGTAGCAGcaatagcagcagcaccagcagcaacagcaacagcagcaccagcagctccagcggcagcagcacctCCGGCAGCAGCTTATCCCAGCACCCGGAACCGGCCGAGGTTGAAGAAGAGGAAGGTGACGAAGAGGAAggcgaggaggaggatgaggaggaagaggaggacgacgatgaggaCGGTACGCAGcaggatgaggaggaggaactGCCGCCAGATCAAGTAGCGTCGTCCGTTGCTGATGAATCAACCAGCGTGGACAAACAGCTGCACATGATGCAGACGGACGATGATCCGCTGCTGCAGGAAACGCTAAACGCCATCATGAATGGCGCGGAAGGAATCGAGGTGGTTAACACGTCCGAGGAACACGAGCACAACGATGCCACCAGCGAGGCTGTCCCATCGGATCCGAGCATAGCGCGCGTAATTGCGGCCGAGCTGACCACAACACGCCCCGGCAACGAGGAGGTCGAAACGGATCGGAACTATGAATGTACGTACTGCGGGAAGCTGTTTACCCGGTCGAACACACTCGCGTACCATCTGAAGGTACACACGGGCGAGCGTCCGTTCAAGTGCAAACACTGCGCCAAAGCTTTCCGGGAGCAGTACAGGCTTATGAAGCATCTGAAGACACACTCAAAGTATCGCAATAGACGATTAGAACGGACGTGCGTCGTCGATCAGCCGGAACGAGTGATGGTCGCACCGCCGAGCGTTCGTGTCCATCTGCATCGGGGAGCTTCAGCTGCGCTGCTAGCCGGAGCGAATGGGATTGTAGCAGCGGGCGAAGAAGATTACACCACCGGAGATAGTGAACGGTTCTTCAAGAGCTACGATCTTCCGGATGGTTCCGTCGCGATGAAGCTAGAGCCGGACATTTCCCTCACGGAAGATGCAGACATTCCCGAGGTAGGGCCGGAAGCGATGCTAGCGACCGAGGAGGTAGAAACTGCTGAGGACCATCATCAACCGATCGACGAGGAGCACAACGCGGAAGATCCCAACGGTGCCCAGGAAGGCGTTGGCACCGGCGAAGGGAATGAAATTCGATACCAAATCATCGAGGAGAGAATTAAATCGTTACAGCGCGAGGTACATCTGGTCAATCAGAACCTTAACCGGGTGGAAACTAAGGTGGACGGGCTGACCAGAATCATCTCGCTGTTTATTGGAAAGTTTGAAGATGAAGCCGAGCTGGCCAACCAAGCTGCTCAgctacagcaacaacaacaacagcaacagcaccagcaacagcaggaacaccagcaagacgaacagcagGTACTTACGACCATGTCCACCGAGAACGAGACGGTGGTTCCGGTAGCGTCCCTAACCGTGGTATCCCAGCcacccaaccaccaccaccaccaacaccctACATCTGCTTCCTCTACGTCACCTTCACTTCAATCGCAAAAAACCATCTTCCTTACCTCAACAACGGCGTCACCCCAAACGGCCACCGCCACCCAGGTCCAGGTTCAACCGGTCGGCGTGTTCCAAACCGATTCCTCTCCCATCGCCACCAGCAACCCTGCTGCGCATGTTGCTCCGCGTACCAAAGAGGCTCGGTCGGCCCATCATCATTACTATCAGTTCGCCGAACCAACGACCACGACGGTGGTGCAGGTCAAACCGGAATCTTCTCCACCACCGTTGGCGATAAAGGTTCGTTCGCCATCGCCGACACCATCACCAGCGCCTCAACCGTCCTCCGTGCCGCCACAGACACAGCAGCTGACGCTGGCCGGTGTGAACGGTGGCAATCAGCTGCTCGATACATTCCCCGAGATACCGGAGCTACCGATCAGGACCGTGAGCGATTTTCTCGACCTGAACGATCACTGTACGGATAATGAACAGTTCTTACTGCAGATG atgatACGGTTACACCAGGAAATACACAACTCGCAGCCATTCCAGCGGAACATCAAGCGTATGATGGAAGCGCTCGTCACGTACGAGGTTCTGTGCCAGTTCAGTTGGAGCGGTAAATCGGCCATTAATGGAC AGTACACCAAGTACGTGTTCGGGAACAGTTTGGGCATAATCGATCTGCTGACGAAAACGCTCAACCTCGGCAAAAGCGCACAGGAGGCGGAAGCGAACCAGAAGCCCATCTTTGCCGCCATCCAGAGCTTTATCAAGCATTCGAGGCAGAACATGATACGGGACAGCCGGAAGCGTCGGGATCCGCGCGGTCTGGTGCTGACGGCGGGTGGCGAAGTGGTGGCGGGGATGGTGGTGcccgacaccaccaccaccaccattgcgTACCACGTGAACGGTGGCGAACGGTTACAGATAAAGCAGCTGCGATCGGaacggcaccaccaccaccagcaagcgGAGCTGGTTAATCCGTTCTAA
- the LOC118510495 gene encoding cytochrome b5-like, protein MPGEIIEYTLAEVALRNGKAGNPTWIVIRDIVYDVTHYMEDHPGGSELISEWAGKDGTKGFDDFGHSSDAMRLLKPLQVGVLVVSDQAKNRGKSVAGGQTKAAEDLTEEELMKKKRSKRRMFILCG, encoded by the exons ATGCCGGGCGAAATTATTGAGTACACGCTGGCGGAAGTGGCCCTGCGCAACGGTAAGGCGGGCAATCCAACGTGGATTGTGATTCGGGACATCGTGTACGATGTAACGCATTACATGGAGGACCACCCGGGTGGCAGTGAGCTGATTTCCGAGTGGGCCGGTAAGGACGGTACGAAGGGTTTTGATGACTTTGGCCACTCGTCGGATGCGATGCGATTGCTGAAACCGTTGCAAGTTGGTGTACTGGTTGTG AGCGATCAAGCAAAGAATCGTGGTAAGAGCGTGGCTGGTGGCCAAACGAAGGCAGCAGAAGACTTGACGGAAGAGGAACTCATGAAGAAAAAGCGCAGCAAACGGCGTATGTTTATTCTGTGCGGTTAA